A stretch of Besnoitia besnoiti strain Bb-Ger1 chromosome III, whole genome shotgun sequence DNA encodes these proteins:
- a CDS encoding tetratricopeptide repeat-containing protein (encoded by transcript BESB_046050), with product MAELSSDAHVREVLFFLAQRQQFRRIQRLCMRELTVRFSAELLFWHSFALAEEGSVAEAEQKLQSLLTKKKVAFAAASALHHYRARKRFAGTSEVDSEETRTKALEEKASANDAAILLAIRFFLLVGELETASSLLTAQEKLRETIYYYPWFWPASIYKSELLMMLGRWEEATECARRVLQVEEDDLDSHKVVALQTVAYKGDIDHGILKIREFFQLLAVHTRGRFSPHHSLLLSRLKIRRGVKLSAGEHETMASLQEAMLSVDEAVSATVLDFRSTLGTGFFIAFRADLLFDAATRYMDLAWFATQLNAFRPPSGTCTVTLGAGFLTAATPTKETGFVQIALSKALSVLTTLCHFMPVHGLAQLTGQPAEGLEQLEKALSLDTALKDSFPYHFVKAELHMQKEDYALAVSTLEDAEKLASVAREQTPHPHVEGQAPSQEATAKSGGLSRLSRRPYRYLLFPVTALERTECLCLMATAAAKCNRLEEAAEILSRAASELDGDPLADRIVLCQASLSANSGDLASAERLLRSVDETSPFYVKAQLSLAHRFLKEDRNRDAYARCFRDIAEVQPTADNFVAHGEALLEVYEPRGAVEAFERAVRARPEDGRLVRRVVDALVKTHQYERAIAYARDALRDHPDDLELRRDLVSLLFRLKRWQEAIDTASPLEGDGITHEGNSALQTKIQVLLLKVKALLAQTSSCSDCEKQTELEERALRTLHRCRAAVKRHLESHPQSAGFTSGDSPSISQLGADVYCQLGAIMERSRREATQVAQRFQEALELDSSRTAALLALSRIHSRQGNLEAAEEYLSALHLLDPANEEASLIKSEIVAAALSDFSKHRPCDLVSHCLSLLSLSPPHFKALGDALALMRKQGLLIESYHSLLTALEDLRQRADGPYIEAGANYCLGIIKRWRRFPQEALQHLDSAKRHPSFYHDCMRHMVEISLDPGECITIETLCGRPTYSLRSHSTASLDGFSEAERLLREWTATGPPLELKPRLVTWQIEALAFSKETRKLDLALKTVGELLLQRCDDVPLLLAAAETLLVMRQISKARVHLKRICELAKQGVDRAIEPETERACLLLAELYIQGGKISSAVPLIALVTNANKECARAWELLGICNERRGHYEQAAHNFEKAWALVNKRNVTVGYRLAGSLLKAKLPVKAISACLEVLKQKPDFAKIRKDVLEKARRELRT from the exons ATGGCTGAACTTTCGTCGGACGCGCATGTCCGAGAGGTACTCTTTTTCCTGGCGCAAAGGCAGCAGTTTCGGCGGATTCAAAGGCTTTGTATGCGAGAACTTACCGTGAGGTTCAGTGCTGAGCTTCTCTTTTGGCACTCCTTCGCTTTagcagaagaaggaagcgTAGCAGAGGCTGAGCAAAAGCTTCAAAGTCTGCTAACCAAGAAAAaggtcgccttcgcagctgcaTCAGCTCTGCATCATTATCGCGCGCGAAAAAGGTTCGCTGGAACAAG CGAGGTGGAttccgaggagacgcgaacaAAGGCGCTTGAGGAGAAAGCGTCCGCCAACGATGCTGCGATCCTTCTCGCCATTCGCTTCTTTCTTTTGGTGGGCGAGTTGGAGACCGCTTCGTCCCTCCTCACT GCCCAGGAAAAGCTGCGCGAGACTATCTACTACTACCCGTGGTTTTGGCCAGCGTCGATATACAAAAGCGAACTCCTTATGATGCTTGGGCGCtgggaggaggcgacagagtGCGCTAGGCGCGTACTCCAAGTGGAAGAGGATGACTTAGACAGCCACAAGGTCGTCGCTCTACAAACGGTTGCTTATAAAGGGGACATAGACCACGGCATCCTGAAAATTCGGGAGTTCTTTCAGCTCCTCGCGGTTCAC ACGCGAGGGCGGTTCTCGCCTCATCACAGCCTGCTGCTCAGCAGACTCAAGATTCGACGAGGCGTGAAGCTCAGTGCGGGGGAGCACGAAACGATGGCTAGTCTCCAGGAAGCCATGCTCAGCGTCGATGAAGCCGTTTCCGCGACCGTCCTCGACTTTCGGTCTACTCTGGGGACGGGGTTCTTCATCGCCTTTCGGGCGGACCTCCTCTTTGACGCAGCAACGAGATATATGGACTTGGCGTGGTTCGCGACTCAATTGAACGCCTTTAGACCACC GTCAGGGACGTGCACTGTGACGCTTGGCGCAGGCTTTCTGACGGCGGCGACCCCCACGAAAGAAACTGGTTTCGTCCAGATCGCACTCAGCAAAGCCTTGTCCGTGCTCACGACTCTTTGTCACTTCATGCCGGTGCATGGCTTGGCGCAG CTTACCGGACAGCCGGCAGAGGGCCTCGAGCAGCTCGAAAAAGCCCTGTCTCTCGACACCGCTTTGAAAGACTCTTTCCCTTACCATTTTGTCAAGG CCGAACTGCACATGCAGAAAGAGGACTACGCCCTCGCCGTGTCCACGCTGGAAGATGCTGAGAAGCTGGCGAGTGTCGCACGGGAGCAGACGCCGCACCCCCACGTGGAGGGGCAGGCGCCATCacaggaggcgacggcgaagagcgggGGCTTGTCGCGATTGTCTCGACGCCCTTACAGATATCTCTTGTTTCCCGTGACGGCGCTGGAGCGGACGGAGTGCCTATGCCTCATGGCgactgccgccgcgaagtGCAACCGCTTGGAAGAAGCAGCTGAAAtcctgtcgcgcgcggcttctgagCTTGATGGAGACCCGCTCGCGGATCGCATCGTTCTCTGTCAAGCGTCTCTATCCGCCAACTCTGGAGACCTGGCCAGCGCGGAGCGGCTCCTGCGCTCTGTGGATGAGACGAGTCCCTTCTACGTCAAGGCGCAATTGAGTCTGGCGCACAGGTTCCTAAAGGAAGACAGGAACCGCGACGCGTACGCCCGCTGCTTCAGAGACATTGCCGAGGTGCAGCCAACGGCCGATAACTTCGTGGCTCACGGCGAGGCCCTTCTAGAAGTCTACGAACCCAGAGGAGCCGTCGAGGCGTTCGAACGGGCAGTGCGCGCGAGACCTGAGGACGGCAGACTCGTCCGACGCGTCG TCGACGCCCTCGTGAAGACGCATCAGTACGAGCGAGCGATTGCTTACGCGAGGgacgccctccgcgaccATCCCGACGACCTGGAGCTGAGACGCGACTTGGTCTCGCTTCTCTTTAGGTTGAAAAGATGGCAAGAGGCCATCGAcactgcgtcgcctctcgagggcgacggcatCACCCACGAAGGAAATTCTGCTCTTCAAACCAAGATCCAGGTGCTGCTTCTAAAGGTgaaggcgctgctcgcccaGACATCGTCGTGCTCAGATTGCGAAAAACAAACTGAGCTAGAAGAAAG GGCCTTGCGAACCTTGCACCGCTGTCGAGCTGCGGTAAAACGTCATCTCGAGAGTCATCCGCAGAGTGCGGGGTTTACGTCTGGCGACAGCCCGTCCATCTCCCAGCTCGGGGCGGACGTGTACTGCCAGCTGGGGGCGATTATGGAGCGGAGCCGCCGTGAGGCGACGCAGGTCGCGCAGCGTTTTCAGGAGGCGCTGGAACTCGACAGCAGCCGCACCGCGgcgctcctcgcgctctcgcgaATTCATTCGCGGCAGGGGAATttggaggctgcggaggagtACCTCTCCGCACTGCACCTTCTAGACCCTGCCAACGAAGAGG CGTCCCTCATCAAGTCGGAGATcgttgcggcggcgctctcagACTTTTCAAAGCACAGACCGTGTGATCTCGTCAGCCACTGTCTATCTCTCCTAAGCCTCAGTCCGCCTCATTTCAAGGCGCTgggcgacgcgctggcgtTAATGCGAAAGCAAGGTCTGCTCATCGAGAGCTACCACTCGCTACTTACCGCCCTCGAGGACCTGAGGCAACGCGCCGACGGCCCGTACatcgaggcgggcgcgaacTACTGCCTGGGCATAATCAAGCG GTGGCGGCGATTTCCGCAGGAAGCGCTCCAACACCTGGACAGTGCGAAGCGGCACCCGAGTTTCTATCACGACTGCATGCGGCACATGGTGGAAATTAGTCTGGATCCTGGCGAATGCATAACAATCGAGACGCTTTGCGGCCGCCCGACGTATTCACTCCGCTCGCATTCGACAGCGTCGCTGGACGG TTTTTCCGAGGCTgagaggctgctgcgggAGTGGACCGCCACGGGGCCCCCGCTGGAACTCAAGCCCCGACTCGTGACGTGGCAAATCGAGGCACTCGCGTTCTCCAAGGAGACGCGCAAACTGGATCTCGCGCTGAAAACTGTCGGAGAActcctgctgcagcgttGCGACGACGTGCCGCTCCTCTtggcggccgcagaaacATTGCTGGTCATGCGACAAATCAGCAAGGCTCGCGTTCACCTCAAGCGCATCTGCGAGTTGGCGAAGCAGGGCGTCGATCGAGCCATCGAACCCGAGACAGAACGCGCCTGCCTGCTCTTAGCTGAACTCTACATTCAAGGAGGGAAAATTAGCAGCGCGGTCCCGCTCATCGCCCTCGTCACAAATGCGAACAAAGAATGCGCGCGTGCCTGGGAGTTACTTGGGATCTGCAATGAGAGGCGAGGGCACTATGAACAGGCTGCCCACAATTTCGAGAAG GCATGGGCGCTTGTCAACAAACGGAATGTAACAGTAGGATACCGTTTGGCAGGCAGCCTTCTCAAGGCAAAACTGCCTGTTAAAGCTATCTCTGCATGCCTTGAAGTCCTAAAGCAGAAACCGGACTTCGCCAAAATTCGAAAAGACGTTCTGGAAAAAGCAAGGAGGGAACTGCGGACGTGA
- a CDS encoding hypothetical protein (encoded by transcript BESB_046040), whose amino-acid sequence MTNLFNTRPKKFGPGSRQCRVCFNRHGMVRKYGLMMCRQCFRERASQIGFIKVRAETSCSKTKFSLWLFPSLHRLFVYPVFRRELSAAALEHRRSES is encoded by the exons ATGACGAACCTCTTCAACACCAGACCGAAGAAATTCGGACCCGGCAGCCGCCAGTG ccgcgtgtGCTTCAACCGCCACGGTATGGTCCGCAAGTACGGCTTGATGATGTGCCGTCAGTGCTTCAGGGAACGCGCCAGCCAGATCGGCTTTATCAAGGTAAGGGCGGAAACCAGTTGCTCCAAGACCAAATTTTCGCTTTGGCTCTTCCCATCTCTTCACCGTCTGTTCGTGTACCCGGTGTTTCGTCGCGAGTTGTCTGCAGCGGCACTGGAACATCGCCGCAGCGAGTCGTAG
- a CDS encoding ribosomal protein RPS5 (encoded by transcript BESB_046030), whose amino-acid sequence MAAEAKLFGRWSYDDVNVSDLSLVDYIAVKDKACVFVPHTAGRYQKKRFRKALCPIVERLVNSMMMHGRNNGKKTLCVRIVRHAFEIIHLMTDKNPIQVFVNAVENGGPREDSTRIGSAGVVRRQAVDVSPLRRVNQAIYLICAGARLAAFRNIKTIAECLADEIMNCAKESSNSYAIKKKDEIERVAKANR is encoded by the exons ATggcggccgaggcgaagCTTTTCGGCCGCTGGTCGTACGATGACGTCAACGTCAGCGACCTGTCTCTGGTGGACTACATCGCGGTCAAGGACAAGGCATGCGTCTTCGTGCCTCACACTGCTGGCCGCTACCAGAAGAAGCGCTTCCGCAAGGCTCTCTGCCCCATCGTCGAGCGGCTCGTCAACTCCATGATGATGCATGGCCG CAACAACGGAAAGAAGACCCTCTGCGTGCGCATCGTCCGCCACGCCTTCGAGATCATCCACTTGATGACCGACAAGAACCCGATCCAGGTCTTTGTCAACGCCGTCGAGAACGGAGGTCCCCGCGAAGACAGCACCCGTATCGGCTCGGCTGGTGTGGTCAGACGCCAGGCCGTTGAtgtttctcctctccgcagAGTCAACCAGGCTATCTATCTCATCTGCGCTGGCGCGAG ACTGGCGGCGTTCCGCAACATCAAGACGATCGCTGAGTGCCTGGCGGACGAGATCATGAACTGCGCGAAGGAGTCGTCCAACTCGTACGCGATcaagaagaaggacgaaATCGAGCGCGTTGCCAAGGCTAACCGATAA
- a CDS encoding hypothetical protein (encoded by transcript BESB_046060) has protein sequence MRRTDRAAATLEKLREVNHIHQINDMQVQQLQAARQLNLINEPTEASRFQRRQPLIAMRVSCRLQTSMSARELGVQQRTFAPAFLTQVDEGDTDERLSLRPLQTPNTIRKSVSSDHTEPLRSRAVSSSLVSSKDENEYGNEVVKTRFDKSIEEMRAKLEMLKAGESFAFLVSVKERESENVQRLLTKTKAEFLSRMDICNRQREVLESRRDRFKQLILTCSRLLQRNIEKAHQSMKLSTANIWTIRQADEKISLLTMKIAQMEAKCRHVEQAAMKLAPIKVALKAVGGACLIATVIPHCSSNSGAKATSAAERRRVRRALEYAENLNAFLLFIRFVIDRPTPPERLERNRLQCNERQLQGSNVILNMASRSGELQNHVDRLRQNRQELEQAVATATEEISSDTAAIGAICASVQVLHTRLHQSRFAPRTYTLEEPSASFPGSKKNAAPLSRFLDVLQAIEQLKQIADLAYKYKAMIWEADTEREKLRRRAQRAVQDVHSASASPLGRTPHRRGRLAGIRPECRGSPSGSIRAAATLPRASSCRIITKADSHSTPPGESGRSSPKSSLLAHRRLSVGLRNLSAVTEDGAVEFVFIPPSAGQNRAPPHTPDKVRSTALCSTSVSRLQATSGSQLHFRRRSKQTLASTNKTESSQSAALSNARTAGQKSSWVLSSNVTASPTGRSASQRTRQSFAILTAKARRKNTTATEQAPSPKRGSSRRTTAWTKAALQQQRRRESMLQMLPQCRALGRSAAGKRSTSSPAANAQKPKLLHPSCGRLTDGLQKLVLPR, from the exons ATGAGGCGAACCGATAGAGCGGCAGCTACGCTCGAAAAGCTTCGAGAGGTGAACCACATCCATCAGATTAACGATATGCAggtgcagcagctccaggcTGCCCGCCAGCTGAATCTGATTAACGAACCGACCGAGGCATCACGcttccagcggcggcagccactGATAGCGATGCGTGTCTCGTGCAGGCTTCAGACGTCAATGTCGGCCAGAGAGCTGGGGGTTCAACAAAGGACCTTTGCTCCTGCATTCCTGACGCAGGTCGATGAGGGCGATACCGATGAACGTCTGTCACTAAGGCCATTGCAGACGCCAAATACAATCCGTAAAAGCGTATCTTCTGATCACACAGAACCATTACGAAGTCGGGCGGTTTCGTCCTCGTTAGTGAGCAGCAAGGACGAAAACGAATACGGAAACGAGGTGGTCAAGACGAGGTTCGACAAAAGCATCGAAGAGATGAGAGCCAAACTCGAGATGCTCAAAG CTGGAGAGTCATTTGCTTTCCTCGTGTCTGTCAAGGAGCGCGAGTCCGAGAACGTCCAGAGGCTCCTTACaaagacgaaggcggagtTTCTGAGCCGTATGGATATCTGCAATCGACAGAGGGAGGTGCTCGAATCCAGGCGGGACCGATTTAAGCAG CTGATTCTGACTTGTAGTCGGCTGCTACAGCGGAATATCGAAAAGGCACACCAGAGCATGAAACTATCTACAGCAAACATATGGACCATTCGGCAAGCAGACGAAAAGATCTCCCTGTTAACAATGAAAATAGCTCAGATGGAGGCAAAGTGCCGTCACGTGGAGCAAGCGGCAATGAAGCTAGCGCCCATCAA GGTCGCGCTCAAGGCGGTTGGGGGAGCCTGCCTTATTGCAACGGTTATACCACACTGCAGTTCTAACTCTGGTGCGAAGGCAACTtctgccgcggagagacgacgcgTCCGGCGTGCCCTCGAATATGCAGAAAATCTAAACGCCTTTCTGTTGTTCATCCGCTTTGTCATCGATCGTCCGACTCCGCCAGAACGTCTGGAACGCAACCGGCTGCAGTGCAACGAGCGTCAGCTGCAAGGCTCCAACGTTATCTTGAACATGGCATCCCGATCAG GCGAGCTCCAGAATCACGTAGACAGACTGCGGCAAAATCGGCAAGAACTTGAGCAGGCTGTCGCTACCGCGACTGAGGAAATTTCCAGCGACACGGCCGCGATAGGAGCCATCTGCGCGAGTGTCCAAGTCCTGCACACG CGCCTTCATCAATCGCGCTTCGCTCCGCGGACATACACTCTGGAAGAACCGAGCGCGAGCTTCCCTGGTTCGAAAAAGAACGCTGCTCCCCTTTCGCGGTTCCTGGATGTTCTGCAAGCTATCGAGCAGCTCAAGCAGATAGCCGACCTGGCATACAAATACAAAGCTATGATCTGGGAAGCCGACACCGAAAGAGAGAAGCTTCGAAGGCGAG cgcagcgtGCGGTGCAAGACGTCCACTCCGCAtcagcgtcgcctctcggGCGCACTCCGCATAGGCGTGGTCGCCTGGCAGGAATACGACCCGAATGCAGAGGTTCCCCGTCGGGGTCCATCCGGGCTGCTGCGACTCTTCCGCGAGCAAGTTCCTGCCGCATCATTACCAAGGCGGACAGCCACTCGACGCCACctggagagagcggcaggAGCAGTCCAAAAtcttcccttctcgcgcaCCGACGTCTATCGGTTGGACTCCGAAATCTTTCTGCCGTCACCGAAGATGGCGCAGTCGAATTCGTTTTCATTCCCCCGAGCGCGGGCCAGAACCGCGCACCCCCGCACACTCCGGACAAGGTACGCAGCACCGCCTTGTGCAGTACTTCGGTCAGCCGCCTTCAGGCAACCAGCGGTTCACAGCTGCATTTCAGGCGTCGCTCAAAGCAGACGCTGGCGTCGACGAACAAGACCGAATCAAGCCAGTCAGCCGCGCTGTCGAACGCTCGCACAGCTGGCCAGAAATCTTCATGGGTCCTCTCGAGCAACGTTACCGCATCCCCGACGGGGCGGAGTGCCTCACAGAGAACACGGCAATCTTTTGCGATCCTGACAGCGAAAGCGCGTAGAAAAAACACGACAGCCACCGAGCAGGCTCCTTCACCAAAGAGGGGCTCGTCTCGACGAACAACGGCGTGGACAAAGGCTGCGCTGCAACaacagagaagacgagagagcaTGCTGCAGATGCTACCACAGTGCCGTGCTCTTGGTCGGAGTGCAGCCGGCAAGCGAAGCACAAGCTCGCCTGCCGCAAATGCTCAAAAGCCCAAGCTTCTTCATCCGTCCTGCGGCCGACTAACAGACGGACTGCAGAAACTCGTGCTGCCCAGATGA